A single genomic interval of Pyruvatibacter sp. HU-CL02332 harbors:
- a CDS encoding MerR family transcriptional regulator: protein MKMKELEEKSGIGRETIRYYIREGLLPEPDRPKTNVAIYSEDHLRRLDLIRTLQRERFLPLGVIRKLIEEAGDREPDMVPGLFGFEIMLADQLGAESTRSPVEVEKLAEDSGMPMEEIRAIADEGIITLSQSPGGKVVVSAQDAGIISNWAKVQALGFSSDKGYGVDYLRKYNVLAEALGDLDVTAFYERLADNVDTDKASAMSAAAIPQSLEVFGHLRIKAILRKIAERNAEALEDDAAKPRKSA from the coding sequence ATGAAAATGAAGGAACTTGAGGAAAAGAGTGGCATTGGGCGCGAAACCATCCGCTATTACATCCGCGAAGGCCTGCTGCCGGAGCCGGACCGGCCCAAAACCAATGTGGCGATCTACAGCGAAGACCATCTGCGGCGCCTCGACCTGATCCGCACCCTTCAGCGCGAACGCTTTTTGCCCTTGGGCGTCATCCGCAAACTCATTGAAGAAGCCGGCGACCGCGAGCCCGACATGGTGCCGGGTCTCTTCGGCTTTGAAATCATGCTGGCGGACCAGCTGGGGGCTGAAAGCACCCGCTCGCCGGTGGAGGTTGAAAAGCTTGCCGAGGACAGCGGCATGCCGATGGAGGAAATTCGCGCCATTGCGGATGAAGGCATCATCACCCTGAGCCAGTCTCCCGGCGGCAAAGTGGTTGTCAGTGCACAGGATGCCGGCATCATTTCCAACTGGGCCAAGGTTCAGGCATTGGGCTTTTCGTCGGACAAGGGCTACGGCGTTGACTACCTCAGAAAGTACAACGTGCTTGCCGAAGCTCTGGGCGATCTGGATGTAACAGCGTTCTATGAGCGCCTGGCGGATAATGTTGATACGGACAAGGCGTCCGCCATGTCGGCCGCCGCCATCCCCCAGTCTCTCGAGGTCTTTGGCCACCTGCGCATCAAGGCCATTCTGCGCAAGATTGCCGAGCGCAACGCAGAAGCGCTGGAAGACGACGCAGCCAAGCCCCGCAAGAGCGCCTGA
- a CDS encoding DCC1-like thiol-disulfide oxidoreductase family protein, with protein sequence MTPFGSAPPYSYRNDGDVPTFDDSGPVAVMDGECTLCSTGARVIARFDTKCEFRICSTQTNLGHALLTHYGLDPGDPESWLYIEDGNAYTSLEGIVRAGRRLGGVGLVLQPLRLLPRPIQDWLYRRIARNRYRLFGRTDMCALPDPALRKRLIG encoded by the coding sequence ATGACACCATTTGGGTCCGCACCGCCCTATTCCTACCGTAACGATGGTGATGTTCCCACCTTCGACGACAGTGGTCCTGTTGCCGTCATGGACGGGGAATGCACCCTGTGTTCCACAGGTGCCCGCGTGATTGCACGGTTCGACACAAAGTGTGAATTCAGGATCTGCAGTACACAAACCAATCTTGGTCACGCCCTCCTCACCCACTACGGCCTTGATCCCGGTGATCCTGAAAGCTGGCTCTACATAGAAGACGGCAACGCCTACACCTCTCTTGAAGGCATAGTCCGCGCCGGGCGCAGGCTTGGGGGTGTTGGCCTGGTATTACAGCCTCTGCGACTTCTTCCCCGGCCCATTCAGGACTGGCTCTATCGACGCATTGCCAGAAACCGCTATCGGCTTTTTGGCCGAACAGACATGTGCGCCCTGCCTGATCCAGCCCTGCGGAAAAGACTCATTGGATGA
- a CDS encoding DNA polymerase Y family protein — protein sequence MGLRAEMQQSEIARLRGRKSPRPSHGLRPSHNQAAPFALIEAQQGGLRIVAVNSAGTQAGIRPGQRLADARTLIPGLDVVERDMAGDEARLVKLAAWATRFTPWTRAEELSPLAHEGAGLFLDISGCAHLFGGETALLQDLLTRMNRLGHDARAGVADTLGAAWAVARHGQQKISIVKPGAEREAISSLPTTALRISQGMADDLTRLGLMTIGDLLGRPRAPLVARFGAVLGRQLDAIIGARAEPVAPEAVRVPARARLLFADPLIALDGIIAAIALAARDLAGELDNRQQGARQLRLRLYRVDAELFTFEAGTSQALRDADRIAALFAEKLVPSGGVSGSDIDIGYGIEGVVLEACAVDAMGARQKDLTSGPEDGSSLEELIDRLSNRLGANRVMQLKGQASHIPERAQVAVPALAANDFKESDVPPLVMYGDAPLRPIRMLTPPEPVEVVAEVPEGPPRQFRWRRMLHAVTRADGPERLAPEWWLPADKEAATRDYFRVEDGEGRRFWLYRDGLYERETDAPRWFMHGVFA from the coding sequence ATGGGGCTGCGGGCCGAGATGCAGCAAAGCGAGATTGCCCGCCTGCGCGGCCGCAAGAGCCCGCGTCCGTCTCACGGCTTGCGGCCTTCGCATAATCAGGCGGCGCCCTTTGCGCTCATTGAAGCGCAGCAGGGGGGCTTGCGCATTGTGGCTGTGAACAGTGCCGGCACGCAGGCTGGCATCCGTCCCGGCCAGCGGCTGGCCGACGCCCGCACTCTCATCCCGGGGTTGGATGTGGTGGAGCGCGACATGGCAGGCGATGAAGCCCGGCTTGTGAAACTGGCTGCCTGGGCCACGCGGTTTACCCCATGGACGCGGGCAGAAGAGCTTTCTCCTTTGGCCCATGAGGGGGCAGGTCTGTTTCTGGATATCTCCGGCTGTGCACATCTTTTTGGTGGAGAAACAGCGCTCTTGCAGGACTTGCTTACCCGAATGAATCGGCTGGGGCATGACGCACGGGCGGGTGTGGCGGATACGCTGGGGGCCGCATGGGCTGTGGCGCGCCATGGCCAGCAGAAGATCAGCATCGTCAAACCGGGGGCCGAGCGTGAGGCTATCTCCTCCCTGCCGACGACGGCGTTGCGCATTTCCCAGGGCATGGCAGACGACCTGACCCGGCTGGGGCTTATGACCATCGGCGACCTGCTCGGGCGTCCGCGAGCGCCGCTTGTAGCGCGCTTTGGTGCGGTGCTGGGACGGCAACTTGATGCCATCATCGGCGCGCGCGCAGAGCCTGTGGCGCCTGAAGCGGTGCGGGTGCCGGCGCGGGCGCGGCTGCTGTTTGCAGATCCGTTGATTGCGCTTGATGGCATTATTGCCGCCATTGCGCTGGCAGCGCGGGATCTGGCTGGTGAGCTTGATAACCGCCAGCAGGGAGCACGGCAGCTGCGGCTGCGGCTCTACCGGGTGGATGCGGAGCTTTTCACGTTTGAGGCAGGCACATCGCAGGCCTTGCGGGATGCGGACCGGATTGCCGCCCTGTTTGCCGAAAAGCTGGTGCCGTCGGGCGGTGTATCAGGGTCTGACATTGATATCGGCTACGGGATTGAAGGAGTGGTGCTTGAAGCCTGTGCGGTGGATGCCATGGGGGCCCGCCAGAAGGACCTCACCAGCGGGCCTGAGGACGGATCCAGCCTTGAAGAGCTGATTGACCGGCTGTCGAACCGGCTGGGGGCCAACCGGGTGATGCAGCTCAAAGGGCAGGCCAGCCATATTCCTGAGCGGGCGCAGGTGGCTGTTCCAGCGCTTGCCGCCAATGACTTCAAGGAGAGCGATGTGCCGCCATTGGTGATGTATGGGGATGCGCCCTTGCGGCCGATCCGCATGCTGACACCCCCGGAGCCTGTGGAAGTGGTGGCCGAAGTGCCTGAAGGTCCGCCGCGGCAGTTTCGCTGGCGGCGGATGCTGCACGCGGTGACGCGGGCAGACGGGCCGGAGCGGCTGGCGCCTGAGTGGTGGCTGCCCGCTGACAAGGAAGCAGCCACACGGGATTATTTCCGCGTCGAGGACGGCGAGGGACGGCGCTTCTGGCTTTATCGCGACGGGCTATATGAGCGGGAGACCGATGCGCCGCGCTGGTTCATGCATGGTGTGTTTGCATGA
- a CDS encoding SAM-dependent methyltransferase translates to MKETFQVTAIGHVEAGRTDPIDDDWDAVPASIVLDERFDAEALIGLDAFSHVEVIYLFHQVPDEEVEGKARHPRGNKDWPRVGIFAQRGKGRPNRLGATIARVDRVEGRTLHITGLDAIDGTPVLDLKPVMTGFLPRTDVTEPAWAAEIMASYW, encoded by the coding sequence ATGAAAGAGACATTTCAGGTAACCGCCATCGGCCATGTAGAAGCAGGCCGCACAGACCCCATCGACGATGACTGGGACGCCGTTCCCGCCTCCATCGTGCTTGATGAGCGCTTTGACGCAGAAGCCCTCATAGGCCTCGACGCTTTCAGCCATGTAGAAGTGATCTACCTCTTCCATCAGGTCCCGGACGAGGAAGTCGAGGGCAAGGCTCGCCATCCACGCGGCAACAAAGACTGGCCCCGTGTCGGCATTTTTGCCCAGCGCGGCAAAGGCCGTCCCAATCGCCTCGGCGCCACCATCGCCCGCGTTGATCGCGTGGAAGGCCGCACGCTCCACATCACCGGACTGGACGCCATCGACGGCACGCCTGTGCTGGACCTCAAGCCGGTGATGACAGGCTTTCTGCCGCGTACAGATGTCACCGAACCCGCATGGGCAGCTGAGATCATGGCAAGCTACTGGTAG
- a CDS encoding error-prone DNA polymerase, with amino-acid sequence MGQGYAELAVTSNFSFLRSGSHPDELVRQAAALGLAAVGIADRNTLSGVVRAHVAAKEAGIQLLVGARLVTRDGLEILCFPKDRAAYGRLSKLLTLGNRRAPKGECHLILEDIAAAAKDQVLVLMPPAVIDQNFEDRVREARALLAIPYMGMSFLYGSDDKARLVRIAELARDLDMRLLASNDVHYHEPERRALQDVVTAIREHVTVAEAGALLAANAERHVKPPHEMARLFADYPDAVQAGLDVAESIFFSLDELSYQYPDEVFGTEETPQETLTRLTWEHAHEKFPDGLDPELEKTIAYELKLIAELNYAPYFLTVHDIVRYARSQDILCQGRGSAANSCVCFCLGITSINPIEINLLFERFISAERNEPPDIDVDFEHERREEVIQYIYKKYGLHRAGIAATVISYRSRSAVREVGKVMGLSEDVTAALSGTTWGWSSAGVQEEHIVDLGLDPRDRALALTLDLTRQIIGFPRHLSQHVGGFVITAGPLEEVMPICNAAMDDRTFVEWDKDDLSELGMLKIDVLALGMLSCIRRAFEFIETHYDRPLALHALPHEDPRVYDMLCKADSVGVFQVESRAQMSMLPRLKPRKFYDLVIEVAIVRPGPIQGDMVHPYLRRRDGIEPEVYPSEELKAVLGKTLGVPLFQEQAMRIAIVAGGFTPAESDGLRRAMATFRKMGTIHSFQDKLVNGMIGNGYERDFAERCFKQIEGFGEYGFPESHAASFALLVYVSSWLKCHYPDVFCAAILNAQPMGFYAPAQLVRDAREHGVDVRAPDINASDWDATLEMREHATPISDEGGGRMAVRLGMRQIKGFRIDAAERLMAARPPQGFDSVRDVWLRTRLTPAELERLAKADAFRSIGLDRRDALWAVRGLGGTQRTMPASLPLFAHAEGTGFQHEEEVALPSMPLGEHVIEDYTHMRLSLKAHPLSFLRDGLAAARYTPSKALETIRNNSKINLAGLVLVRQRPGSAKGVIFATLEDEFGVANIIVWPPVFETHRKIILGARILGVRGRVQKQGQVIHIVADHLEDLTHLLGTLSEQRDAVSGFGDAAMANADEVRRPGEDPRQITALREEGRVARAEAIEQHFRQRPKQMPRAVRRMLPKSRDFH; translated from the coding sequence ATGGGGCAGGGCTATGCCGAACTGGCGGTCACCAGCAATTTCAGCTTTCTGCGCAGCGGTAGCCATCCGGACGAACTGGTACGGCAGGCGGCGGCATTAGGGCTGGCAGCTGTGGGGATTGCGGACCGCAATACATTGTCCGGCGTGGTGCGGGCGCATGTGGCAGCCAAGGAGGCAGGTATTCAACTCCTTGTCGGCGCGCGGCTGGTGACGCGGGACGGGCTGGAGATTTTGTGCTTCCCCAAAGACCGGGCCGCATACGGACGGTTGTCCAAACTGCTGACCCTGGGCAATCGCCGGGCCCCCAAGGGCGAATGCCATCTCATTCTTGAGGATATTGCCGCTGCAGCCAAAGATCAGGTGCTGGTGCTGATGCCGCCCGCCGTGATTGACCAGAACTTTGAAGACAGAGTGCGGGAAGCGCGTGCGCTGCTGGCGATCCCCTATATGGGGATGAGTTTTCTGTATGGCTCGGATGATAAGGCCCGGCTGGTGCGTATTGCAGAGCTGGCGCGCGATCTGGATATGCGGCTGCTGGCAAGCAATGACGTGCACTACCATGAGCCCGAACGGCGGGCCTTGCAGGATGTGGTTACGGCCATCCGTGAACATGTCACCGTGGCGGAGGCGGGAGCCTTGCTGGCAGCCAATGCGGAGCGGCACGTCAAACCGCCTCATGAAATGGCACGACTGTTTGCTGATTACCCCGATGCAGTGCAGGCAGGACTTGATGTGGCGGAGAGCATTTTCTTTTCGCTGGATGAGTTGTCCTATCAGTATCCGGACGAAGTTTTTGGAACGGAAGAAACCCCGCAGGAAACGCTGACCCGACTTACCTGGGAGCATGCGCATGAAAAGTTTCCCGATGGGCTGGACCCGGAACTGGAAAAGACCATTGCGTATGAACTCAAGCTCATCGCCGAGCTGAACTACGCGCCGTACTTCCTGACGGTTCACGACATTGTCCGCTATGCCCGCTCGCAGGACATTCTGTGTCAGGGGCGGGGCAGTGCGGCCAATTCCTGTGTGTGTTTCTGCCTCGGCATCACCTCCATCAATCCCATTGAGATCAACCTTCTGTTTGAGCGGTTTATCTCGGCAGAGCGCAATGAGCCGCCGGACATTGATGTGGACTTCGAGCATGAGCGCCGCGAGGAGGTGATCCAGTACATTTACAAGAAGTACGGCCTGCATCGCGCGGGCATTGCTGCCACCGTCATTTCCTACCGGTCACGCTCTGCCGTGCGGGAGGTGGGCAAGGTAATGGGACTGTCGGAAGATGTAACGGCGGCCTTGTCCGGCACCACGTGGGGCTGGTCCAGCGCGGGGGTTCAGGAGGAACACATTGTTGATCTTGGTCTTGATCCCCGCGACCGGGCGCTGGCGCTCACACTTGATCTAACGCGGCAGATCATCGGGTTTCCCCGGCATCTGTCCCAGCATGTGGGCGGGTTTGTCATCACGGCAGGGCCGCTGGAAGAAGTCATGCCCATCTGCAATGCAGCGATGGATGACCGCACTTTCGTTGAGTGGGACAAGGACGATCTGTCCGAGCTTGGCATGTTGAAGATCGATGTGCTGGCGCTGGGCATGCTGTCCTGCATCCGTCGGGCGTTTGAGTTTATTGAAACCCATTATGACCGGCCGCTGGCATTGCACGCGCTGCCCCATGAAGACCCGCGCGTGTATGACATGCTGTGCAAGGCGGATTCTGTCGGCGTGTTTCAGGTGGAAAGCCGGGCGCAGATGTCCATGCTGCCGCGCCTCAAGCCGCGCAAATTTTATGACCTTGTGATTGAAGTTGCGATCGTGCGGCCCGGGCCCATTCAGGGCGACATGGTGCATCCCTATCTGCGTCGACGCGACGGCATTGAGCCGGAAGTTTATCCGTCTGAAGAACTCAAAGCCGTATTGGGCAAGACGCTGGGCGTGCCGCTGTTTCAGGAGCAGGCCATGCGCATCGCCATTGTGGCCGGCGGGTTTACGCCCGCTGAGTCAGACGGGCTCCGCCGCGCCATGGCGACCTTCCGCAAGATGGGGACCATCCACAGCTTTCAGGACAAGCTGGTGAATGGGATGATCGGCAATGGTTATGAGCGCGATTTTGCGGAGCGCTGCTTCAAACAGATTGAAGGCTTTGGAGAATATGGCTTTCCGGAAAGCCATGCGGCCAGTTTTGCGCTCCTCGTCTATGTGTCGTCCTGGCTCAAATGTCATTACCCGGATGTTTTCTGTGCCGCCATTTTGAACGCGCAGCCCATGGGCTTTTATGCGCCGGCCCAGCTTGTGCGTGATGCGCGGGAACATGGCGTTGACGTGCGGGCGCCGGATATCAATGCCAGTGACTGGGATGCCACCCTTGAAATGCGAGAGCACGCGACGCCTATCAGTGATGAGGGTGGTGGTCGCATGGCTGTGCGTCTGGGCATGCGGCAGATCAAGGGGTTCCGTATTGATGCTGCGGAAAGACTCATGGCGGCGCGGCCACCGCAGGGGTTTGACAGTGTGCGGGACGTCTGGCTGAGAACGCGGCTGACCCCGGCAGAGCTTGAACGGCTGGCGAAGGCGGATGCGTTCCGCTCCATCGGCCTTGATCGTCGGGACGCGCTGTGGGCCGTGCGCGGACTTGGTGGCACGCAGCGCACCATGCCTGCCTCACTTCCCCTGTTCGCCCATGCGGAAGGAACAGGCTTTCAGCATGAGGAAGAGGTGGCTCTGCCCTCCATGCCTCTGGGCGAGCATGTGATCGAGGATTACACCCATATGCGCCTGTCCCTGAAGGCGCACCCCCTGTCTTTCCTGCGCGATGGTCTGGCGGCGGCGCGTTACACGCCGTCCAAGGCGCTTGAGACCATTCGCAACAATTCAAAGATCAATCTGGCGGGGCTGGTGCTGGTGCGCCAACGGCCTGGTAGTGCCAAGGGTGTGATCTTTGCCACGCTGGAGGATGAGTTTGGTGTGGCCAACATCATTGTCTGGCCGCCGGTATTTGAAACCCATCGCAAAATCATTCTGGGTGCCCGTATTCTTGGGGTGCGGGGGCGGGTACAAAAACAGGGGCAGGTCATTCACATTGTTGCGGATCATCTTGAAGACCTGACGCACCTTCTGGGCACGTTGTCAGAGCAACGTGATGCCGTCAGCGGTTTTGGGGATGCGGCAATGGCCAATGCGGATGAAGTGCGCAGGCCCGGCGAAGACCCCCGCCAGATTACAGCGCTCCGGGAAGAAGGACGGGTGGCACGGGCGGAGGCCATTGAGCAGCATTTCCGTCAACGGCCCAAACAGATGCCCCGCGCGGTGCGGCGGATGCTGCCCAAGAGCCGTGACTTTCATTAG
- a CDS encoding VOC family protein — MKLNQVTVSVTDIPRAIAFYEQLGMYLIVKDDHYARFELPDGDTFSIHVADDVPASGTMVYFEFDDVDKAVRDAEARGITFTMQPTDQSWLWREAYLSDPDGNQLCFLQASRNRRFPPWRVDGRTS, encoded by the coding sequence ATGAAACTCAATCAGGTCACCGTCAGCGTCACCGACATCCCCCGCGCAATTGCATTCTATGAGCAGCTGGGCATGTACCTCATCGTCAAGGACGACCACTACGCCCGCTTTGAACTGCCCGACGGAGACACGTTCTCCATCCATGTGGCGGACGATGTGCCAGCTTCAGGCACCATGGTTTATTTCGAGTTTGACGACGTCGACAAAGCCGTGCGCGACGCAGAAGCCCGCGGCATCACCTTCACCATGCAGCCGACCGATCAGTCATGGCTGTGGCGCGAAGCCTATCTCTCAGACCCGGACGGCAACCAGTTGTGTTTTCTGCAGGCCAGCCGGAACCGTCGCTTCCCACCCTGGCGTGTGGACGGGCGCACCAGCTGA
- a CDS encoding alpha/beta hydrolase, whose product MLEIILIHSPLVGPSSLLPTADILKAQGIKCATPSPLRPHAPPPSWQDWPVRLKGAIPDMASPVIVGHSMGGLLAARMAADLHAAGMICLDARMPPKSGPTPPVEPEFHDFLRTLPLTDGHLPPWQDWWEVDVFEGTDISDDRRKAVLSDIPSLPLDWFDDAFDMPDWSGVRKGFVRTSHTFIDEARRAEADGWPVVRLKGTHMHPATHPEETAQAIIKCCADMQIS is encoded by the coding sequence ATGCTGGAAATCATCCTCATTCACAGCCCACTTGTCGGCCCGTCTTCCCTCCTGCCAACAGCGGACATATTGAAGGCTCAGGGCATCAAATGCGCCACGCCCTCCCCCCTGCGTCCGCACGCACCGCCACCCAGCTGGCAGGATTGGCCTGTCCGTCTGAAGGGCGCGATCCCCGACATGGCCTCACCGGTCATTGTCGGGCACTCCATGGGCGGCCTTCTGGCAGCCCGCATGGCAGCTGACCTGCACGCCGCCGGCATGATCTGCCTTGATGCCCGTATGCCGCCCAAAAGCGGCCCGACCCCGCCCGTTGAGCCGGAGTTTCATGACTTTCTCAGAACCCTCCCCCTCACGGACGGCCATCTGCCGCCCTGGCAGGACTGGTGGGAGGTCGATGTCTTTGAGGGCACGGACATCTCCGATGATCGCCGCAAGGCTGTGCTCAGCGATATCCCGTCCCTGCCTCTGGACTGGTTCGACGATGCCTTCGACATGCCCGACTGGTCAGGCGTCAGAAAAGGCTTTGTCAGAACCTCCCACACCTTCATTGATGAAGCCCGCCGCGCTGAAGCCGATGGATGGCCGGTGGTCCGCCTCAAGGGCACCCATATGCATCCGGCAACCCATCCCGAAGAGACCGCGCAAGCCATCATCAAGTGCTGTGCAGATATGCAAATTTCTTAG
- a CDS encoding DUF4166 domain-containing protein has product MTQTLFQRALADRWSLLPPEVQALHSAQDVGSFSGKADITRGTSLIARFAAWFFGFPRAGRDVPVTITKTRTDKGEIWERNFNGSTFRSFCSQADKPYHYRERFWLFTYEQELPVQNSTMHLPVRRGWLLGLPIPRPLLPGSESREYAEDGTFRFDVVLNAPLWGGLIVRYTGHLTPDQ; this is encoded by the coding sequence ATGACGCAAACTCTTTTCCAAAGGGCGCTTGCCGACCGGTGGTCCCTGTTGCCCCCTGAAGTGCAAGCCCTTCACAGCGCGCAGGATGTCGGGAGCTTTTCGGGAAAGGCAGACATCACCCGCGGCACATCCCTGATCGCACGCTTCGCAGCGTGGTTCTTTGGCTTTCCCAGAGCCGGACGCGATGTCCCGGTCACCATCACCAAGACACGCACGGACAAAGGCGAAATCTGGGAGCGCAACTTCAACGGTAGCACTTTCAGGTCGTTCTGCTCACAAGCCGACAAGCCATACCATTACAGGGAACGCTTCTGGCTCTTCACCTATGAGCAGGAACTGCCCGTGCAGAACAGCACCATGCACTTGCCCGTCAGGCGAGGCTGGCTCTTGGGGCTCCCGATACCCAGACCATTATTGCCCGGGAGCGAGAGCCGCGAATATGCGGAAGACGGCACCTTCCGTTTCGATGTTGTATTGAATGCCCCACTCTGGGGAGGCCTGATCGTCAGATACACCGGGCACCTGACACCAGATCAATAG
- a CDS encoding class I SAM-dependent methyltransferase — protein sequence MGLYEKHILPRFLDTACGAKPITYQRKKVVPQAEGRVLEIGMGTGLNLPYYDKSKVDMIFGLEPAEEMRKRAEPKVAQYGIPVEFLDLPGEEIPLDDNSVDTVLLTYTLCTIPDGIKALKGMARVLKPGGKMIFCEHGKAPDANVAKWQNRINPIWKKIAGGCNVNRPIPEMLAEGGFKIEGMETMYLPSTPKFAGFNYWGQAVQG from the coding sequence ATGGGCCTTTATGAAAAACACATTCTGCCGCGCTTTTTGGACACCGCCTGTGGTGCCAAGCCTATTACCTATCAGCGCAAGAAGGTTGTGCCGCAGGCGGAAGGCCGGGTGCTGGAAATCGGCATGGGGACGGGACTGAACCTGCCGTATTACGACAAGTCCAAGGTGGACATGATCTTTGGTCTGGAACCGGCGGAAGAAATGCGCAAGCGCGCGGAACCCAAGGTTGCCCAGTATGGCATCCCTGTTGAATTTCTTGATCTGCCGGGCGAGGAAATTCCCCTTGATGACAACTCGGTCGATACGGTGCTGCTGACCTACACGCTGTGCACCATTCCTGACGGCATCAAGGCGCTCAAAGGCATGGCGCGGGTGCTGAAGCCTGGTGGCAAGATGATTTTCTGCGAGCACGGCAAGGCGCCGGACGCCAACGTTGCCAAATGGCAGAACCGCATCAACCCGATCTGGAAGAAGATCGCCGGCGGCTGCAACGTCAACCGGCCGATCCCTGAAATGCTGGCTGAAGGCGGCTTCAAGATTGAAGGCATGGAAACCATGTACCTGCCTTCAACGCCGAAGTTTGCAGGCTTCAACTATTGGGGGCAGGCAGTTCAGGGGTAG